The Drosophila sulfurigaster albostrigata strain 15112-1811.04 chromosome 3, ASM2355843v2, whole genome shotgun sequence genomic sequence GCTCCTCGTAGGAAAGAATCTTAAGAGGCATTTTGTAATCATCTCTATTTTGTTTGACCGTCTCCAAACTGTCGTCACGATAACCCGTAATTCCCTCGTCAATAGAGAGCAGCACCAGGTCGAGGCCATAATCGTGTCTTTCGTTGAGCAGCTTTAAtctgtattattatatattagttAATCAGTTGACAGTAGCTAAGATGCGTAACTTACACATGTGCCAACACTGTTGAATCCTTGCCACCgcttgcagcaacagcaaccttCTCTCCTCGACGAAATAGATTGCTCGATGTGATGGTGTGATGAATTTCTGCTTCGAAGGCAGCAAAGAAGCAATCTTTGCAGAGTGCGTCACCAGTTTTGGGGCGCTTAATAcggaatttaattaatatttatagttgaTATTAATTGGAATTAACTCACTTTTAAAGTGGCCCGGTTGCCACATTTCGCTTTACACTCGATGGGCATTTTCAGCAGctgcttaaatattaaattgtttacaaataaAGAGCATGCtgtttgttatcgataaataacAATTCAGTGTTGCTAAATGTCATATGGTACTTGCAACATGGGTTGtgttgtaaaatttaatatcaaCAGGTGCTCCCAAGTCGCTTGATATTTAatgtaatgaaattatatgaattaatttattgatgacaaaatgcatatttttagtaagaATTTACacagcattttaaaatttaatttatttttcttttaaaaaaacGATTATATATTTATCGTTTTGCGCCACTTGTGTATTAAGCTTTACAATACTGTTAACGTATAGCAAGTGTTAAACGCAATTCAACAACACTGCCGCtactacaataataaataacagtTTGGAATGcgacaaaaaccaaaattaatTAGAAGTGATGAGTTTAGATGACGAAAGCGCGGAATATATACATCAGAAACTATACCGTAGCAAGGGGAAATGTGGTAATGTCAAATTGGATGTCAgttcttattaaattttcaataattcaaTGATTATAACACAGCAATCTACGCTCGTCAAACAGATGTTTACGTTGAACCTAAGCTAAAATCCATCACAAATGCAAGAATACCAGCTACAACGATGGCTGGAAGTCCAAACGCCATCGATATTGGCGCAGAACACGATGTTTGGTTTCACATTGCCATGCGTCTAGATCCGGAGGATGTGCAGAGATTTGGTCTGGTCTGCAAGCAGTTTGCCCACCTGGTGAACTCTCGAGTATTCTGGCGTAACATGTATAGACGCTACTGCCTGAAGAGTGGGTCATCCAAGGCCTGGAACTTGCAGCTACCTGCCCAGCTGCAGTTGGAGCAAACACGCAATTGTGATACGAAAACCTTGCGCTCTCTTGTAACCGAAGCGTTTTTCCATTGCTATCGCCCGTTGAAGGAGCGATTGGAACTGGGTTACAGCCTGGACTGGTTATTGCAACGGTCATTTGTGTCCTGCACCCAGAACAAGTATCCATGCCTGTGGATTGTATGTTATACTCTGAGTAATAAGCAATCCAATCACATTCAATTCCGACACGGAGAGCAAGAAGTGAAGACGACAAATGATGACGTTGAAGTGGTCAATGATTGGGAAGCTCTTGCGAATGATGAA encodes the following:
- the LOC133846263 gene encoding transmembrane protein 183 gives rise to the protein MSLDDESAEYIHQKLYRSKGKCAIYARQTDVYVEPKLKSITNARIPATTMAGSPNAIDIGAEHDVWFHIAMRLDPEDVQRFGLVCKQFAHLVNSRVFWRNMYRRYCLKSGSSKAWNLQLPAQLQLEQTRNCDTKTLRSLVTEAFFHCYRPLKERLELGYSLDWLLQRSFVSCTQNKYPCLWIVCYTLSNKQSNHIQFRHGEQEVKTTNDDVEVVNDWEALANDEATSSLPSYNYEHRHEGVVLLIVLCRQYMPLPLQLLYNQQQSRFRVKATREMLCTDMRAKNLELDFVDDNNSNSKLSVTVKYSRIEKYKVLPWWHPDFKRFFK